The following are encoded in a window of Cydia splendana unplaced genomic scaffold, ilCydSple1.2 scaffold_49_ctg1, whole genome shotgun sequence genomic DNA:
- the LOC134805691 gene encoding uncharacterized protein LOC134805691 gives MSANNSPFGRSSKIQRSPPSTPVPPNTGNENAQPTSARDQTSLDPVPTSEIQNWMSTIDKSLSEICSISTEGKLNSDQKLRIHNLCRKVSHGSANLAVLYQGLKAKALVNHCTLQTLQEKQDLSDSFRALKDSIDNTNRPATHALSFADMVKTSNKNEIRPNNLSSVAIYPKDQSKSSEETKNLVQKIINPEEMKLHVRALRKVKNGGVIISTDTKDDIEKLKLTFKNTSLNLTIDEPFKRRPRVVIVGVPSALRDQEVYNCLYEQNIADKFPELTRENFLASIKLSHKSGKKDAESCNYVIEVPAYIRRALISQNRAFINWSSCPVRDFTTVTKCFKCHFYGHAAKTCKQSEPTCGHCSNLGHSDKDCLFKAEYPKCASCSLFKKPNGHITGDPDCPVRKMAERRYINSIDYGEG, from the coding sequence ATGAGTGCTAATAACAGCCCGTTTGGCAGAAGTTCCAAAATTCAGCGTTCCCCGCCATCAACACCAGTGCCACCGAATACCGGAAATGAAAATGCACAACCAACGAGCGCAAGAGACCAGACCAGTCTTGACCCGGTACCAACATCAGAGATTCAGAATTGGATGAGCACCATAGATAAATCTCTTAGTGAAATCTGCAGCATATCGACGGAAGGCAAATTGAACTCCGACCAAAAACTCAGGATCCACAATCTTTGCCGAAAGGTTTCCCACGGTTCCGCAAACTTGGCAGTTCTTTATCAAGGCCTTAAAGCAAAGGCACTCGTTAACCACTGCACTCTTCAGACGCTTCAAGAAAAACAAGACCTATCAGACAGTTTCCGAGCCCTCAAGGACAGTATCGATAACACTAACAGACCGGCTACACACGCACTTTCTTTTGCCGATATGGTGAAAACTAGTAACAAAAACGAAATTCGTCCTAATAATTTGAGCTCAGTCGCAATTTATCCTAAAGATCAGTCGAAGTCAAGCGAGGAAACGAAAAACCTAgtacaaaaaattattaatCCTGAAGAAATGAAACTGCACGTAAGAGCGCTGCGTAAAGTTAAAAATGGCGGTGTTATCATCAGCACTGATACTAAGGACGACATAGAAAAATTGAAATTGACATTTAAAAACACATCCCTGAATCTCACCATCGATGAACCCTTCAAGCGCAGGCCCAGAGTTGTAATAGTAGGTGTACCATCGGCTCTACGGGATCAAGAGGTCTACAATTGTTTATATGAACAGAATATAGCCGACAAGTTTCCAGAACTAACTCGGGAAAATTTCTTAGCGTCTATCAAATTAAGCCATAAGTCGGGTAAGAAAGATGCAGAGTCCTGTAACTACGTGATAGAAGTTCCAGCCTATATACGACGCGCTCTCATATCTCAAAACCGAGCTTTCATCAACTGGTCATCGTGTCCTGTCAGAGACTTCACAACTGTTACAAAGTGTTTCAAGTGCCATTTTTACGGCCATGCTGCCAAAACATGCAAGCAATCAGAGCCCACCTGTGGACATTGCAGTAATCTAGGGCACTCGGACAAGGATTGCCTATTTAAAGCAGAATATCCCAAATGCGCATCATGCAGTCTCTTCAAAAAACCCAATGGTCATATAACTGGGGACCCTGACTGTCCCGTCAGGAAAATGGCCGAACGACGGTACATAAACTCGATTGATTATGGGGAGGGCtaa